One window of the Streptomyces sp. ITFR-21 genome contains the following:
- the pepN gene encoding aminopeptidase N, whose protein sequence is MPALTRAEAETRARDLTVQHYAIDLDLTRGEEIFGSTTVIRFTALRDCDTFAELKPAALHRATLDGADLDPALLDGNRLPLTALAAGGHELRVEADMRYSHTGEGMHRFTDPADGEAYVYTQLFMDDVQRVAAAFDQPDLKAVFDVEVTAPEPWTVLGNGVATRTAPGRWQLATTPPLATYFLAVAAGPYHSVRTEHAGLPFGLHCRRSLAEHLDRDAAELFDITRRCFDHYHRIFDEPYPFDSYDQAFVPEFNAGAMENPGLVTFRDTFVNRSAVTPTEAQFRAVVIAHEMAHMWFGDLVTLRWWDDIWLNESFAEYMGYQVVSEATRFTGTWTDFAVSRKPWGSDADQRPSTHPVAPDPEAVPDTASALNNFDGISYAKGASALRQLVTWLGREDFLAGINHHFARHRFGNATLADFIDSLAGATGRDVPAWADAWLRTTGIDTLAPAASPAPDGWRLEVTHTGGRPHRVEVGLYDRAAADPARLVPRERITLDLAATAAVGKRDLAGPRPDVILLNDGDLSYTKIRFDEHSWEAVGEALAGLPDPLSRAVTWKAARDLVRDARSAPADYLALVARHLPAETDPFVAEGVLTFARTVVADRFLAPELRTAALSSLADTGRALLAAGSDGIRLTATRTLVDSVITDTDTEQLRRWYADGAIPGGVAVDPELRWRMLLRLAVLGAAGPADIDAELVRDPSASGLEGAARCRAALPDPDAKAAAWEALFRDDSLSNYLFTATAQGFWHPEQQAQLQDFVPRYWADAAALAARRGPAIAEAAGRPAFPHTAVDAETLARGRKALTDPALTSTLHRALIDRLDELERSLRVRAAFGG, encoded by the coding sequence ATGCCTGCTCTCACCCGCGCCGAGGCGGAGACCCGCGCCCGCGACCTGACCGTCCAGCACTACGCGATCGACCTCGACCTGACCCGGGGAGAGGAGATCTTCGGGTCGACCACCGTGATCCGCTTCACCGCCCTGCGGGACTGCGACACCTTCGCCGAACTGAAGCCCGCCGCGCTCCACCGGGCGACGCTGGACGGCGCCGACCTCGACCCCGCGCTCCTGGACGGCAACCGGCTGCCGCTGACCGCGCTGGCGGCGGGCGGGCACGAGCTGCGGGTCGAGGCCGACATGCGCTACTCCCACACCGGCGAGGGCATGCACCGCTTCACCGACCCGGCCGACGGCGAGGCGTACGTCTACACCCAGTTGTTCATGGACGACGTGCAGCGCGTCGCCGCCGCCTTCGACCAGCCGGACCTGAAGGCCGTCTTCGACGTCGAGGTGACCGCGCCCGAGCCGTGGACCGTCCTCGGCAACGGCGTCGCGACCCGTACCGCGCCCGGCCGCTGGCAGCTCGCCACCACCCCGCCGCTGGCCACGTACTTCCTCGCGGTGGCCGCCGGGCCTTACCACTCGGTGCGCACCGAGCACGCCGGGCTCCCCTTCGGCCTGCACTGCCGCCGCTCGCTGGCCGAGCACCTGGACCGCGACGCCGCCGAGCTCTTCGACATCACCCGCCGCTGCTTCGACCACTACCACCGGATCTTCGACGAGCCCTACCCGTTCGACTCCTACGACCAGGCGTTCGTCCCCGAGTTCAACGCCGGCGCGATGGAGAACCCGGGCCTGGTCACCTTCCGCGACACCTTCGTCAACCGCTCGGCGGTCACCCCCACCGAGGCGCAGTTCCGGGCGGTCGTCATCGCCCACGAGATGGCCCACATGTGGTTCGGCGACCTGGTGACGCTGCGCTGGTGGGACGACATCTGGCTGAACGAGTCCTTCGCGGAGTACATGGGCTACCAGGTGGTCTCCGAGGCCACCCGCTTCACCGGCACCTGGACCGACTTCGCGGTGTCCCGCAAACCGTGGGGCTCCGACGCCGACCAGCGGCCCTCCACCCACCCGGTGGCGCCCGACCCCGAGGCGGTGCCCGACACCGCCTCCGCGCTCAACAACTTCGACGGCATCTCCTACGCCAAGGGTGCCTCCGCGCTGCGGCAGCTGGTCACCTGGCTCGGCCGCGAGGACTTCCTGGCCGGCATCAACCACCACTTCGCCCGGCACCGGTTCGGCAACGCCACCCTCGCCGACTTCATCGACTCGCTGGCCGGTGCCACCGGACGCGACGTGCCCGCCTGGGCCGACGCCTGGCTGCGTACCACCGGCATCGACACCCTCGCCCCGGCCGCGTCGCCGGCTCCCGACGGCTGGCGGCTGGAGGTCACCCACACCGGCGGCCGCCCGCACCGGGTCGAGGTCGGGCTCTACGACCGGGCCGCCGCCGACCCGGCACGGCTGGTGCCGCGCGAGCGGATCACCCTCGACCTCGCCGCGACCGCGGCCGTCGGCAAACGCGACCTGGCCGGGCCGCGCCCGGACGTGATCCTGCTCAACGACGGCGACCTGTCGTACACCAAGATCCGCTTCGACGAGCACTCCTGGGAGGCCGTCGGCGAGGCCCTCGCCGGGCTGCCGGACCCGCTGAGCCGGGCGGTGACCTGGAAGGCCGCCCGCGACCTGGTCCGCGACGCGCGGAGCGCGCCCGCCGACTACCTGGCCCTGGTCGCACGCCATCTGCCCGCCGAGACCGACCCGTTCGTGGCCGAGGGCGTACTGACCTTCGCCCGCACCGTCGTCGCCGACCGCTTCCTCGCGCCCGAACTGCGCACCGCGGCGCTCTCCTCGCTGGCCGACACCGGCCGGGCGCTGCTGGCCGCCGGAAGCGACGGGATCCGGCTCACCGCCACCCGTACCCTTGTCGACTCGGTGATCACCGACACCGACACCGAGCAGCTGCGCCGCTGGTACGCCGACGGCGCCATCCCCGGCGGGGTGGCCGTCGACCCCGAACTGCGCTGGCGGATGCTGCTGCGGCTGGCCGTGCTGGGCGCGGCGGGTCCGGCCGACATCGACGCGGAGCTGGTCCGCGACCCCAGCGCCAGCGGCCTGGAGGGCGCCGCCCGCTGCCGGGCCGCGCTGCCCGACCCGGACGCCAAGGCCGCCGCCTGGGAAGCGCTGTTCCGCGACGACTCGCTGTCCAACTACCTGTTCACCGCCACCGCCCAGGGCTTCTGGCACCCCGAACAGCAGGCACAGCTCCAGGACTTCGTCCCCCGCTACTGGGCGGACGCCGCCGCGCTGGCCGCCCGGCGCGGGCCCGCCATCGCCGAGGCGGCCGGCCGGCCCGCGTTCCCGCACACCGCCGTCGACGCCGAGACGCTCGCACGCGGCCGCAAGGCCCTCACCGACCCGGCGCTGACCTCGACACTCCACCGCGCGCTGATCGACCGGCTCGACGAACTGGAACGCTCCCTCCGGGTCCGCGCCGCCTTCGGCGGCTGA
- a CDS encoding glutamate synthase subunit beta, protein MADPKGFLTTPRVNAPTRPVEERRQDWNEVYVPGGLLPIISEQAGRCMDCGIPFCHSGCPLGNLIPEWNDYAYRGDWTAASERLHATNNFPEFTGRLCPAPCESACVLGINQPAVTIKNVEVTIIDKAWDDGDVRPQPPDRLSGKTVAVIGSGPAGLAAAQQLTRAGHTVAVYERADRIGGLLRYGIPEFKMEKRHINRRIEQMRAEGTKFRTGVQIGTDLDAAKLAHRYDAVVIAAGATTWRDLPAEGRDLKGIHQAMEYLPLSNKVQEGDYVAPPITAEGKHVVVIGGGDTGADCVGTAHRQGALSVTQLEIMPRPADERPAHQPWPTMPMVYKVTSAHEEGGERVYAVNTVRFTGDEDGHVRELHLVEVVFEGGGFVPQEGTERIIPADLVTLAMGFTGTDQGNGMIEQLGLELDARGNIARDGSYATNVDGVFVAGDAGRGQSLIVWAIAEGRSAAKAVDAYLTGLPSALHAPIRPTDRPLTV, encoded by the coding sequence ATGGCTGACCCCAAGGGCTTCCTCACCACCCCGCGGGTCAACGCACCGACCCGCCCGGTGGAGGAGCGCAGGCAGGACTGGAACGAGGTCTACGTCCCCGGCGGGCTGCTGCCGATCATCAGCGAGCAGGCCGGCCGCTGCATGGACTGCGGCATCCCGTTCTGCCACAGCGGCTGTCCGCTCGGCAACCTGATCCCCGAGTGGAACGACTACGCCTACCGCGGCGACTGGACCGCCGCCAGCGAACGGCTGCACGCCACCAACAACTTCCCGGAGTTCACCGGACGGCTGTGCCCGGCGCCGTGCGAGTCCGCGTGCGTCCTCGGCATCAACCAGCCCGCGGTCACCATCAAGAACGTCGAAGTCACCATCATCGACAAGGCGTGGGACGACGGCGACGTGCGCCCGCAGCCCCCGGACCGGCTCTCCGGCAAGACCGTCGCCGTCATCGGCTCAGGACCGGCCGGCCTCGCCGCCGCCCAGCAGCTCACCCGGGCCGGCCACACCGTCGCGGTCTACGAGCGCGCCGACCGGATCGGCGGGCTGCTGCGGTACGGCATCCCCGAGTTCAAGATGGAGAAGCGGCACATCAACCGGCGCATCGAGCAGATGCGGGCGGAGGGCACCAAGTTCCGTACCGGGGTGCAGATCGGCACCGACCTGGACGCGGCCAAGCTCGCCCACCGGTACGACGCGGTGGTCATCGCGGCCGGCGCCACCACCTGGCGGGACCTGCCCGCCGAGGGCCGCGACCTCAAGGGCATCCACCAGGCGATGGAGTACCTGCCACTGTCCAACAAGGTGCAGGAGGGCGACTACGTGGCCCCCCCGATCACCGCGGAGGGCAAGCACGTGGTGGTCATCGGCGGCGGCGACACCGGCGCGGACTGCGTCGGCACCGCCCACCGCCAGGGCGCGCTGTCCGTCACCCAGCTGGAGATCATGCCCCGGCCGGCCGACGAGCGCCCGGCCCACCAGCCGTGGCCGACGATGCCGATGGTCTACAAGGTCACCTCCGCGCACGAGGAGGGCGGCGAGCGCGTCTACGCGGTCAACACGGTGCGGTTCACCGGGGACGAGGACGGCCACGTGCGCGAGCTGCACCTGGTCGAGGTGGTCTTCGAGGGCGGCGGTTTCGTCCCCCAGGAGGGCACCGAGCGGATCATCCCGGCCGACCTGGTGACCCTGGCGATGGGCTTCACCGGCACCGACCAGGGCAACGGCATGATCGAGCAGCTCGGCCTGGAACTGGACGCCCGCGGCAACATCGCCCGCGACGGCTCCTACGCCACCAACGTCGACGGCGTCTTCGTGGCCGGCGACGCGGGCCGCGGCCAGTCCCTCATCGTCTGGGCCATCGCGGAGGGCCGCAGCGCGGCGAAGGCGGTCGACGCGTACCTGACCGGCCTGCCCTCCGCCCTCCACGCCCCGATCCGCCCCACCGACCGCCCCCTGACCGTCTGA
- the gltB gene encoding glutamate synthase large subunit, with the protein MRSRSAFMDGRPAPQGMYDPRNEHDACGVGFVATLTGEASHRLVDQALTVLRNLEHRGATGAEPDSGDGAGILLQVPDAFLRATAAFDLPAAGHYAVGLAFLPHEDDDRTKAVDAIERIAAEEGLTVLGWREVPVDPDLLGATSRSTMPYFSQLFVSDARGQRAGIELDRPAFALRKRAEREADVYFPSLSARTIVYKGMLTTGQLEPFFPDLSDERFATAIALIHSRFSTNTFPSWPLAHPYRFVAHNGEINTVKGNRNWMRARESQLASDLWSGDLERLFPVCTPGASDTASFDEVLELLHLGGRSLPHSVLMMIPEAWENHASMDPARRAFYQYHSTLMEPWDGPACVTFTDGSVVGAVLDRNGLRPGRYWVTDDGLVVLASESGVLHDIEPGRIVRKGRLQPGRMFLVDTVSHRIVEDDEIKAAVAAEHPYAEWLEGGLIDLTELPEREHIVHTHASVTRRQQTFGYTEEELRVLLAPMARTGAEPIGSMGTDAPIAALSARPRLLFDYFTQLFAQVTNPPLDAIREELITSLISTIGPSGNLLEPSPASCRNITLPFPVIDNDDLAKLIHVNADGDMPGMKAATLSGLYRVTGGGEALAARLAEICAETDAALEDGARLIVLSDRHSDAEHAPIPSLLLTSTVHHHLIRTKQRTQVGLLIEAGDVREVHHVALLIGYGAAAVNPYLAMESVEDLVRAGTFLPGVDAGTAIAHLIKALGKGVLKVMSKMGISTVASYRGAQVFEAVGLDTDFVDTYFHGTDTKIGGAGIDVIAEEVAARHARAYPVSGIPAAHRRLEIGGEYQWRREGEPHLFDPDTVFRLQHATRTRRYDIFKQYTSRVNEQSERLMTLRGLFGLKGDRPAIPIEEVEPISEIVKRFSTGAMSYGSISREAHETLAIAMNQLGGKSNTGEGGEDADRLYDPARRSAIKQVASGRFGVTSEYLVNADDIQIKMAQGAKPGEGGQLPGHKVYPWIAGTRHSTAGVGLISPPPHHDIYSIEDLAQLIHDLKNANPKARIHVKLVSEVGVGTVAAGVSKAHADVVLISGHDGGTGASPLTSLKHAGGPWELGLAETQQTLLLNGLRDRIVVQTDGQLKTGRDVVIAALLGAEEFGFATAPLVVSGCVMMRVCHLDTCPVGVATQNPVLRDRFNGKPEFVVNFFEFIAEEVRELLAELGFHTLEEAVGHAELIDAGRAVDHWKAQGLDLAPLLYVPQLPDGAARHRITGQDHGLDRALDNELIRLAADALETGAPVRAQVPIHNVNRTVGTMLGHEVTKKYGGAGLPEGTVDITFTGSAGQSFGAFLPSGITLRLEGDANDYVGKGLSGGRIVVRPDRGADHLAEGSTIAGNTIAYGATGGELFLRGRTGERFCVRNSGATVVAEGVGDHGCEYMTGGRAVVLGSTGRNFAAGMSGGIAYVLDLDPAAVNPGMVAVEALAAEDITWLHDVVRRHFEETASTVAERLLADWGSALTRFGKVMPRDYKAVLAAKNAAEQAGLSESETTAKMMEAANG; encoded by the coding sequence ATGCGTTCGCGTTCCGCGTTCATGGACGGGCGCCCCGCCCCGCAGGGGATGTACGACCCCCGCAACGAGCACGACGCCTGTGGTGTCGGCTTCGTGGCCACCCTCACCGGCGAGGCGAGCCACCGGCTCGTCGACCAGGCGCTCACCGTCCTGCGCAACCTGGAGCACCGCGGTGCGACCGGTGCCGAGCCCGACTCGGGCGACGGCGCGGGCATCCTGCTCCAGGTCCCGGACGCCTTCCTGCGGGCCACCGCCGCATTCGACCTGCCGGCCGCCGGGCACTACGCCGTCGGCCTCGCCTTCCTGCCCCACGAGGACGACGACCGTACCAAGGCCGTCGACGCCATCGAGCGGATTGCCGCCGAAGAGGGTCTGACCGTCCTCGGCTGGCGCGAGGTCCCGGTCGACCCCGACCTGCTCGGCGCCACCTCACGCTCCACCATGCCGTACTTCTCGCAGCTCTTCGTCTCCGACGCGCGAGGGCAGCGCGCCGGCATCGAGCTGGACCGGCCCGCCTTCGCGCTGCGCAAGCGCGCCGAGCGCGAGGCCGACGTCTACTTCCCGTCGCTGTCCGCGCGGACCATCGTCTACAAGGGCATGCTGACCACCGGCCAGCTGGAACCCTTCTTCCCCGACCTGTCCGACGAGCGGTTCGCCACCGCCATCGCGTTGATCCACTCCCGCTTCTCGACCAACACCTTCCCGAGCTGGCCGCTCGCCCACCCGTACCGCTTCGTCGCCCACAACGGCGAGATCAACACCGTCAAGGGCAACCGCAACTGGATGCGGGCCCGCGAGTCGCAGCTGGCCAGCGACCTGTGGTCGGGCGACCTGGAGCGGCTCTTCCCGGTCTGTACGCCCGGCGCCTCCGACACCGCCTCCTTCGACGAGGTACTGGAACTGCTGCACCTCGGCGGCCGGTCGCTGCCGCACAGCGTGCTGATGATGATTCCCGAGGCGTGGGAGAACCACGCCTCGATGGACCCGGCCCGGCGCGCCTTCTACCAGTACCACTCCACCCTGATGGAGCCCTGGGACGGGCCGGCCTGCGTGACCTTCACCGACGGCTCCGTGGTGGGCGCGGTCCTGGACCGCAACGGCCTGCGGCCCGGCCGCTACTGGGTCACCGACGACGGCCTGGTCGTCCTGGCCTCCGAGTCCGGTGTGCTGCACGACATCGAGCCCGGCCGGATCGTCCGCAAGGGCCGCCTGCAGCCCGGCCGGATGTTCCTGGTCGACACCGTCTCGCACCGCATCGTCGAGGACGACGAGATCAAGGCCGCCGTCGCCGCCGAGCACCCGTACGCCGAGTGGCTGGAAGGCGGTCTGATCGACCTCACCGAGCTGCCCGAGCGCGAGCACATCGTGCACACCCACGCCTCCGTCACCCGCCGGCAGCAGACCTTCGGCTACACCGAGGAGGAGCTGCGGGTGCTGCTGGCGCCGATGGCCAGGACCGGCGCCGAGCCGATCGGCTCCATGGGCACCGACGCGCCGATCGCCGCGCTGTCCGCGCGGCCCCGGCTGCTCTTCGACTACTTCACCCAGCTGTTCGCGCAGGTCACCAACCCGCCGCTGGACGCCATCCGCGAGGAGCTCATCACCTCGCTGATCTCCACCATCGGCCCGTCCGGCAACCTGCTGGAGCCCAGCCCCGCCTCGTGTCGCAACATCACCCTGCCCTTCCCGGTGATCGACAACGACGACCTGGCCAAGCTCATCCACGTCAACGCCGACGGCGACATGCCCGGTATGAAGGCCGCCACCCTCTCCGGCCTGTACCGGGTCACTGGCGGCGGCGAGGCGCTGGCCGCCCGGCTGGCCGAGATCTGCGCGGAGACCGACGCCGCGCTGGAGGACGGCGCCCGGCTGATCGTGCTCTCCGACCGGCACTCCGACGCCGAGCACGCCCCGATCCCGTCGCTGCTGCTCACCTCGACCGTGCACCACCACCTGATCCGCACCAAGCAGCGCACCCAGGTCGGCCTGCTCATCGAGGCCGGCGACGTACGCGAGGTGCACCACGTGGCGCTGCTCATCGGCTACGGCGCCGCCGCCGTCAACCCCTACCTGGCCATGGAGTCCGTCGAGGACCTGGTACGGGCCGGCACCTTCCTGCCCGGCGTCGACGCCGGGACCGCCATCGCCCACCTGATCAAGGCGCTCGGCAAGGGCGTACTGAAGGTGATGTCCAAGATGGGCATCTCCACCGTCGCCTCCTACCGCGGTGCGCAGGTCTTCGAGGCCGTCGGCCTGGACACCGACTTCGTCGACACCTACTTCCACGGCACCGACACCAAGATCGGCGGCGCCGGCATCGACGTCATCGCCGAGGAGGTCGCCGCCCGGCACGCCAGGGCGTACCCCGTCTCCGGCATCCCCGCCGCCCACCGCCGGCTGGAGATCGGCGGCGAGTACCAGTGGCGCCGCGAGGGCGAGCCGCACCTGTTCGACCCGGACACCGTCTTCCGGCTCCAGCACGCCACCCGCACCCGGCGCTACGACATCTTCAAGCAGTACACCTCCCGGGTGAACGAGCAGTCCGAGCGGCTGATGACGCTGCGCGGACTGTTCGGGCTGAAGGGCGACCGGCCGGCGATCCCGATCGAGGAGGTGGAGCCGATCAGCGAGATCGTCAAGCGCTTCTCCACCGGTGCCATGTCGTACGGCTCGATCTCCCGCGAGGCGCACGAGACGCTGGCCATCGCCATGAACCAGCTCGGCGGCAAGTCCAACACCGGCGAGGGCGGCGAGGACGCCGACCGGCTCTACGACCCCGCCCGGCGCAGCGCCATCAAGCAGGTCGCCTCCGGCCGGTTCGGCGTCACCAGCGAGTACCTGGTCAACGCCGACGACATCCAGATCAAGATGGCCCAGGGCGCCAAGCCCGGCGAGGGCGGCCAGCTGCCCGGCCACAAGGTCTACCCGTGGATCGCCGGCACCCGGCACTCCACCGCGGGCGTCGGCCTGATCTCACCGCCGCCGCACCACGACATCTACTCCATCGAGGACCTCGCCCAGCTGATCCACGACCTGAAGAACGCCAACCCCAAGGCGCGCATCCACGTCAAGCTGGTCTCCGAGGTCGGTGTCGGCACCGTCGCCGCGGGCGTCTCCAAGGCGCACGCCGACGTGGTGCTGATCTCCGGCCACGACGGCGGCACCGGCGCGTCCCCGCTGACCTCCCTCAAGCACGCCGGCGGCCCCTGGGAGCTCGGCCTGGCCGAGACCCAGCAGACGCTGCTGCTCAACGGCCTGCGGGACCGGATCGTGGTACAGACCGACGGCCAGCTCAAGACCGGCCGCGACGTGGTGATCGCCGCGCTGCTCGGCGCCGAGGAGTTCGGCTTCGCCACCGCGCCGCTGGTGGTCTCCGGCTGTGTCATGATGCGCGTCTGCCACCTGGACACCTGCCCGGTCGGCGTCGCCACGCAGAACCCGGTGCTGCGCGACCGCTTCAACGGCAAGCCCGAGTTCGTGGTGAACTTCTTCGAGTTCATCGCCGAGGAGGTCCGCGAACTCCTCGCCGAACTCGGCTTCCACACCCTCGAGGAGGCCGTCGGCCACGCCGAGCTGATCGACGCCGGCCGCGCGGTCGACCACTGGAAGGCGCAGGGCCTGGACCTGGCCCCGCTGCTGTACGTGCCGCAGCTGCCGGACGGCGCCGCCCGGCACCGCATCACCGGCCAGGACCACGGCCTGGACCGGGCGCTGGACAACGAGCTGATCCGGCTCGCCGCCGACGCCCTGGAGACCGGCGCCCCGGTCCGCGCCCAGGTGCCGATCCACAACGTCAACCGCACCGTCGGCACCATGCTCGGCCACGAGGTGACCAAGAAGTACGGCGGCGCCGGCCTGCCCGAAGGCACCGTCGACATCACCTTCACCGGCTCCGCCGGCCAGTCCTTCGGCGCGTTCCTGCCCAGCGGCATCACGCTGCGGCTGGAGGGCGACGCCAACGACTACGTCGGCAAGGGCCTGTCCGGCGGCCGGATCGTGGTCCGCCCCGACCGCGGCGCCGACCACCTCGCCGAAGGCTCCACCATCGCCGGCAACACCATCGCCTACGGCGCCACCGGCGGCGAGCTGTTCCTGCGCGGCCGGACCGGCGAGCGGTTCTGCGTCCGCAACTCCGGGGCGACCGTCGTCGCCGAAGGCGTCGGCGACCACGGCTGCGAGTACATGACCGGCGGCCGGGCCGTCGTCCTCGGCTCCACCGGGCGGAACTTCGCCGCCGGCATGTCCGGCGGCATCGCCTACGTCCTCGACCTGGACCCGGCCGCCGTCAACCCCGGCATGGTCGCGGTCGAGGCGCTGGCCGCAGAGGACATCACGTGGCTGCACGACGTGGTGCGCCGCCACTTCGAGGAGACCGCCTCCACCGTCGCCGAGCGGCTGCTCGCCGACTGGGGCAGCGCCCTCACCCGCTTCGGCAAGGTCATGCCGAGGGACTACAAGGCAGTGCTCGCCGCCAAGAACGCCGCCGAGCAGGCCGGACTCTCCGAGTCCGAGACCACCGCGAAGATGATGGAGGCGGCAAATGGCTGA
- a CDS encoding VIT1/CCC1 transporter family protein — translation MATTAVEAIAAPTAERAAHHEHRDVSGGWLRPAVFGAMDGLVSNLALMTGVAGGDVSTRTVVVTGLAGLAAGAFSMAAGEYTSVASQRELVEAELAVERTELTRHPDDELRELAELYVSRGVEPALAREVARQLSADPERALEAHAREELGVDPDGLPSPLVAAASSFVSFALGALLPVLPYLLGAASLLPAVLLALAGLFGCGAAVARVTARSWWYSGLRQLVLGGAAGGVTFLLGTLIGSAVS, via the coding sequence ATGGCCACCACGGCTGTCGAAGCGATCGCGGCGCCGACCGCGGAGCGTGCGGCGCACCACGAACACCGCGACGTCAGCGGCGGCTGGCTGCGGCCCGCCGTGTTCGGCGCGATGGACGGTCTGGTGTCCAACCTCGCGCTGATGACCGGGGTGGCCGGCGGCGACGTGTCCACCCGTACCGTCGTGGTGACGGGCCTGGCCGGGCTGGCGGCGGGCGCCTTCTCGATGGCGGCGGGCGAGTACACCTCGGTGGCCTCCCAGCGGGAGCTGGTCGAGGCCGAGCTGGCCGTGGAGCGGACCGAGCTGACCCGGCACCCCGACGACGAGCTGCGCGAGCTGGCCGAGCTGTACGTGTCGCGGGGGGTGGAGCCCGCGCTGGCGCGCGAGGTGGCAAGGCAGCTGTCGGCCGACCCCGAGCGGGCGCTGGAGGCACACGCCCGTGAGGAGCTGGGTGTCGACCCGGACGGCCTGCCCTCGCCGCTGGTGGCCGCGGCCTCCTCCTTCGTGTCCTTCGCGCTGGGCGCCCTGCTGCCGGTGCTGCCGTACCTGCTGGGCGCCGCCAGCCTGCTGCCCGCGGTGCTGCTGGCGCTGGCCGGACTCTTCGGCTGCGGCGCAGCGGTGGCCCGGGTCACCGCCCGCTCCTGGTGGTACAGCGGGCTGCGGCAGCTGGTCCTGGGCGGCGCGGCGGGCGGGGTCACCTTCCTGCTGGGCACCCTCATCGGCAGCGCCGTCAGCTGA
- the lgt gene encoding prolipoprotein diacylglyceryl transferase, with amino-acid sequence MNLAFIPSPSHGVVHLGPIPLRGYAFCIIIGVFVAVWLGGRRWIARGGKAGTVADIAVWAVPFGLVGGRLYHVITDYELYFTNGKDWVDAFKIWQGGLGIWGAIALGALGAWIGCRRRGIALPAYADAIAPGIAFAQAIGRWGNWFNQELYGRSTDLPWALKIDPAHRPEATPDIATYHPTFLYESLWCVGVALLVLWADRRFRLGHGRAFALYVASYTVGRFWIESLRVDDAHHVLGLRLNDWTAVIVFAGAVLYFVLSARRHPGREETVEPDGTAAVGPTGPDPEGQEGPTGPGAADTGPADVARSDTEAGQDAGLEPAVGTGPEPSDQPEGASKGL; translated from the coding sequence ATGAACCTCGCATTCATTCCCAGCCCGTCGCACGGCGTCGTCCACCTCGGACCGATCCCGCTGCGCGGCTACGCGTTCTGCATCATCATCGGCGTCTTCGTCGCCGTGTGGCTCGGCGGCAGGCGCTGGATCGCCCGCGGCGGCAAGGCGGGGACGGTCGCGGACATCGCCGTGTGGGCGGTGCCCTTCGGCCTGGTCGGTGGCCGTCTCTACCACGTGATCACCGACTACGAGCTGTACTTCACCAACGGCAAGGACTGGGTCGACGCCTTCAAGATCTGGCAGGGCGGCCTGGGGATCTGGGGCGCGATCGCGCTCGGCGCGCTGGGCGCGTGGATCGGCTGCCGGCGGCGGGGTATCGCGCTGCCGGCGTACGCCGACGCCATCGCGCCCGGTATCGCCTTCGCGCAGGCGATCGGACGCTGGGGGAACTGGTTCAACCAGGAGCTCTACGGCCGGTCGACGGATCTGCCGTGGGCGCTGAAGATCGACCCGGCGCACCGCCCGGAGGCGACGCCGGACATCGCCACGTACCACCCGACGTTCCTGTACGAGTCACTGTGGTGCGTCGGCGTGGCGCTGCTGGTGCTCTGGGCCGACCGCCGCTTCCGCCTCGGCCACGGGCGCGCCTTCGCGCTCTATGTGGCGTCGTACACGGTGGGCCGGTTCTGGATCGAGTCCCTGAGGGTGGACGACGCCCACCACGTCCTGGGACTGCGGCTCAACGACTGGACGGCGGTCATCGTCTTCGCCGGGGCCGTGCTCTACTTCGTGCTCTCCGCCCGCCGCCACCCCGGCCGGGAGGAGACCGTCGAGCCGGACGGCACCGCGGCGGTGGGGCCGACCGGGCCAGACCCGGAAGGACAGGAGGGGCCGACCGGCCCCGGTGCGGCCGACACCGGGCCCGCCGACGTGGCGCGATCCGACACCGAGGCCGGCCAGGACGCCGGCCTCGAACCGGCGGTCGGCACCGGACCGGAGCCCTCCGACCAGCCCGAAGGCGCGTCCAAGGGCCTGTGA